The sequence TAGACGTCAGTGGAAAGCAGTAGAATCATTCAAAGCGATCGCCGAGTCCATCGCTAGTAAAAAATTCCCCGAAAACTTCTGGCCAGGCTTACTGAATACTATTAGTGGCATTGATTACGTCACCCTTGCCACCTACTTAGCCATCACCAAACGTCAATCTTTGCTACATGCCTTTGGTAGAGGCGGTTGGTCAGACATCCCCAACAACGATCGCCGCTTTCAAAGCTACCAAATCGTGCATCTATTAGAACAACTACCACAACCAGCTAACCGAGTTGTCCTCAGCAAAGAACGAGATGCATTAGGCTGTCAAAAACTAGAACTGCAATGGCGCTGGGATCCAGAAAATGGTCGCAGTATCGGGCGCGCCCAAGAAGTTTTTGCGAGGGAACTAGCCCGCGCCGGCTTGGGTGAGTTTCAATTAGACCGAAAAGATGGTCTTCCCCGACTCAGTATTCCCAGTGGTGCTGCACATCACATGGGCACAACCCGCATCCATGTAGACCCCAAACAGGGAGTTGTGGATGAAAATTGTCGCGTTCATGGCGTCTCTAACTTATTCATAGCGGGTAGCTCTGTTTTCCCCACTGGTGGTTACGCCAACCCCACTTTAACAATTGTGGCTCTTTCCCTCCGCCTAGCAGAACAAATTAAAAAAGAGCTAGCAACCCAAAATTACTTGGCGCCAGCTTTGTAATTAATTAGCCTAAAACCCTGTCTTTTTGGTGTAGAGACGCGAAATTTCACGTCTCTACAGGGTTTTGGTAACAAGGTAATAGGAATTCAAATAATCTTTGCAACAGATGAATCGTTGATTAGGGCGAACAACCGTACCCTGCTCTAATACCAATTCACGAAAAAGTTGATACAGATAAATTTCCCGTAGGGAACAGTGCCCAGTGGTGTCAACTTAACGTAAAACCTATAGCCCACAAGGAACTGAAGTTCCGTGGCTTAAGCGAAAGTCATCTAAAGATGACTAAATATGCCAAAAATCTTTAGTCTACTTCAGTAGACTTGCGCTATGAGCCTGAGAATTCATTCTCAGGCGGATGAGTCAGCCAACAGATAAGCCATTTCTCGCTTAAGTTGACACCAATGGGCACTGTTCCCTACCAACGTGTTTGTATTATTTTAAAGTGAGACGCACAGTTTTCGCTAAGTGTACTAAACCCCTAGCCCCTAGCCCCTAACCCCTAGCCCCTAGCCCCGTGCTAACTACGAGAACATTCTCGACTCAACACCATCTGTCCATCACTGAGGCGATAAGAACCTTCAGCTGGGACAATTGAATCGCCTTTGTTGGAAAAAACGGATGTCCCGACACCCCGGACATCACCAGTGGTGTATGGAGAAGTTAAAGCCCAAGGACGGTCAGTGCGTAAACCACCAGTACCAGTAAGATAAAAAGTGCTGTTGTGTACCTTGTTACCACGCGCAATACAGCTACGAGCCAAGAACTCATCACTACTAATAAAAGGTAAAGCACCGGCAAATAAACTTTGCAGAGAACGGTCATCTGGTGCGTTAATTTTAATCACACCGGGTAAACCTAATTCTGAACTAGCTGTAATATCACTGTAGTCAGTTGGTTTGGGGCGGGCTTGAATCCCGAAGATGCCTTGGGAATTGATTTCGATATTGCCACCGTTTCCCAGATAAGCATTAGCGCTGATGTCGCTGTTTTCTTTGGGAATAGCGACGAGAAATTTAGCATTAATATTGATATTACCGCCATTGCCACCTGACCCGGCACTTGCGGTGATGTTGCTGTTATGACGCAAGAGTAATAAATCATCTGCAGTTAAGCGAATATTTCCACCATCAGTAAATTTATTGACAGCCTCAATAGCCGCTTTATTATCTAGTTCCACGGTATCAGAATTAATATTAATATTGCCGGCAGTTCCATTACCAGAGCTACTAACAGATAAAACAGCACCATTTAGATATAAATCACGCGCTGTGACATTAATATTACCGCCTTCAGTTTTACCTGTTAATCCTGAATCTTTTTCAACTCTACTAAAGATGCCAGTATCAAATTTTAAACCATCGGTAGTCGTTCCTTGAAGAGAGAATTTTCCTCCAGCATTCACCGTGACATCACCTGCATTTCCTTGGTTAAATGTCTGAGCTAGGATGTTAGCACCATTTGTGAAAGAAATATCATCAGTAGCATTAATTAACACGTTTCCTGCATTTGCTTTACTCTCAGTAGAGGAACGTAAAACAGCACCATCAGATAAAGAAAAATTGCGCCCTTGAATTTCAATATCTCCGCCTTTACCTACTGCGTTTAGGTAAGGAGAAGACAACAACTCGCTTTTTCCAGAAATAAAAACATCACCACCTGCGCGAATTGCAATTTTCCCAGCATTTCTATCTTTGGTAATAAATGTTGCTATATTACTATCTTTAATAGTTGTGTTACCTGATGTGGTTATAAAGACGTTACCGGCATTGCCTTTACCAGCAGATAACGTCAACAAAAGAGCAGCATTAGATAGCTCAAAACTACGGGCTGAAATCTCAATATCACCACTGTTACCTACCCCAGTTTCCAACACGCCGCTAGATATGCAACTACGTCCGGAAATTATTACAGCACCACCTGCTTGAATTTTTGTATTTCCACCATTACCTTCACCTATTGTACCATTCAACAGGAAAGAACCACCTGTTAAGGAAACATAATCTTTTGTATTTATTAAAATATTGCCACCATTACCTTTACCACCAAGATTGCTGTTAAAAATCAAAGATCCTCCGCTTGCAGAAAATGACTTGGCGAGGATATCAATATTTCCTGCATTACCTACACCTGTATTAATAACACTACTGGAAATAGTGCTGTTATTTGAAATCGAAATAGTATCTGTTGCTTTAACAATAATATTGCCACCGTTTCCCTGTCCATTAGTGCTAGCAGTAAAATAAGAGCCATTATCTAACGAAAGCTTTCCTGTTTGGATATCAATATTTCCACC is a genomic window of Fortiea contorta PCC 7126 containing:
- a CDS encoding S-layer family protein, giving the protein MGGVGNGGNIDIQTGKLSLDNGSYFTASTNGQGNGGNIIVKATDTISISNNSTISSSVINTGVGNAGNIDILAKSFSASGGSLIFNSNLGGKGNGGNILINTKDYVSLTGGSFLLNGTIGEGNGGNTKIQAGGAVIISGRSCISSGVLETGVGNSGDIEISARSFELSNAALLLTLSAGKGNAGNVFITTSGNTTIKDSNIATFITKDRNAGKIAIRAGGDVFISGKSELLSSPYLNAVGKGGDIEIQGRNFSLSDGAVLRSSTESKANAGNVLINATDDISFTNGANILAQTFNQGNAGDVTVNAGGKFSLQGTTTDGLKFDTGIFSRVEKDSGLTGKTEGGNINVTARDLYLNGAVLSVSSSGNGTAGNININSDTVELDNKAAIEAVNKFTDGGNIRLTADDLLLLRHNSNITASAGSGGNGGNININAKFLVAIPKENSDISANAYLGNGGNIEINSQGIFGIQARPKPTDYSDITASSELGLPGVIKINAPDDRSLQSLFAGALPFISSDEFLARSCIARGNKVHNSTFYLTGTGGLRTDRPWALTSPYTTGDVRGVGTSVFSNKGDSIVPAEGSYRLSDGQMVLSRECSRS